In Apodemus sylvaticus chromosome 8, mApoSyl1.1, whole genome shotgun sequence, one genomic interval encodes:
- the Bcl2l2 gene encoding bcl-2-like protein 2 isoform X1, whose translation MAAAAAAAAAAGAAGGRGSGPGRRRHLVPGAGGEAGEGDPGGAGDYGNGLESEELEPGELLPEPEPEEEPPRPRAPPGAPGPGPGSGAPGSQEEEEEPGLVEADPGDGAIEDPELEAIKARVREMEEEAEKLKELQNEVEKQMNMSPPPGNAGPVIMSLEEKMEADARSIYVGNVDYGATAEELEAHFHGCGSVNRVTILCDKFSGHPKGFAYIEFSDKESVRTSLALDESLFRGRQIKVIPKRTNRPGISTTDRGFPRARYRARAANYNSSRSRFYSGFNSRPRGRIYRGRARATSWYSPY comes from the exons atggcggcggcggcggcggcggcagcagcagcggggGCTGCGGGCGGTCGGGGCTCCGGGCCGGGGCGGCGGCGCCATCTTGTGCCCGGGGCCGGTGGGGAGGCCGGGGAGGGGGACCCGGGGGGCGCAGGGGACTACGGGAACGGCCTGGAGTCTGAGGAGCTGGAGCCTGGAGAGCTGCTGCCGGAGCCCGAACCCGAAGAAGAGCCGCCCCGGCCCCGCGCCCCTCCGGGAGCTCCGGGTCCTGGGCCCGGCTCGGGAGCCCCCGGcagtcaggaggaggaggaagagccgGGACTGGTTGAGGCCGACCCCGGTGACGGCGCCATTGAGGACCCG GAGCTAGAAGCGATCAAAGCTCGAGtcagggagatggaggaagaggctgAGAAGCTAAAGGAGCTACAAAACGAGGTAGAGAAGCAGATGAATATGAGTCCACCCCCAGGCAATG cTGGCCCGGTGATCATGTCTCTTGAAGAGAAGATGGAGGCCGATGCCCGTTCTATCTACGTTGGCAAT GTGGACTATGGTGCAACAGCAGAAGAGCTGGAAGCCCATTTTCATGGCTGTGGTTCAGTCAACCGCGTTACTATACTCTGTGACAAATTTAGTGGCCATCCCAAAGG GTTTGCATATATAGAGTTCTCAGACAAAGAGTCAGTGAGGACGTCCCTGGCCTTAGATGAGTCCCTGTTTAGAGGAAGACAAATCAAG GTGATTCCCAAACGAACCAACAGACCAGGCATCAGCACAACAGACCGGGGTTTCCCACGTGCCCGATACCGTGCCCGGGCTGCCAATTACAACAGCTCCCGATCTCGATTCTACAGTGGTTTTAACAGCAGGCCCCGGGGTCGAATCTACAG gGGCCGGGCTAGAGCGACATCATGGTATTCCCCTTACTAA
- the Bcl2l2 gene encoding bcl-2-like protein 2 isoform X3: MEEEAEKLKELQNEVEKQMNMSPPPGNAGPVIMSLEEKMEADARSIYVGNVDYGATAEELEAHFHGCGSVNRVTILCDKFSGHPKGFAYIEFSDKESVRTSLALDESLFRGRQIKVIPKRTNRPGISTTDRGFPRARYRARAANYNSSRSRFYSGFNSRPRGRIYRGRARATSWYSPY; encoded by the exons atggaggaagaggctgAGAAGCTAAAGGAGCTACAAAACGAGGTAGAGAAGCAGATGAATATGAGTCCACCCCCAGGCAATG cTGGCCCGGTGATCATGTCTCTTGAAGAGAAGATGGAGGCCGATGCCCGTTCTATCTACGTTGGCAAT GTGGACTATGGTGCAACAGCAGAAGAGCTGGAAGCCCATTTTCATGGCTGTGGTTCAGTCAACCGCGTTACTATACTCTGTGACAAATTTAGTGGCCATCCCAAAGG GTTTGCATATATAGAGTTCTCAGACAAAGAGTCAGTGAGGACGTCCCTGGCCTTAGATGAGTCCCTGTTTAGAGGAAGACAAATCAAG GTGATTCCCAAACGAACCAACAGACCAGGCATCAGCACAACAGACCGGGGTTTCCCACGTGCCCGATACCGTGCCCGGGCTGCCAATTACAACAGCTCCCGATCTCGATTCTACAGTGGTTTTAACAGCAGGCCCCGGGGTCGAATCTACAG gGGCCGGGCTAGAGCGACATCATGGTATTCCCCTTACTAA
- the Bcl2l2 gene encoding bcl-2-like protein 2 isoform X2, which produces MATPASAPDTRALVADFVGYKLRQKGYVCGAGPGEGPAADPLHQAMRAAGDEFETRFRRTFSDLAAQLHVTPGSAQQRFTQVSDELFQGGPNWGRLVAFFVFGAALCAESVNKEMEPLVGQVQDWMVTYLETRLADWIHSSGGWAEFTALYGDGALEEARRLREGNWASVRTVLTGAVALGALVTVGAFFASK; this is translated from the exons ATGGCGaccccagcctcagccccagaCACACGGGCTCTAGTGGCTGACTTTGTAGGCTataagctgaggcagaagggttaTGTCtgtggagctggccctggggaAGGCCCAGCAGCCGACCCGCTGCACCAAGCCATGCGGGCTGCTGGAGACGAGTTTGAGACCCGCTTCCGGCGCACCTTCTCTGACCTGGCCGCTCAGCTACATGTGACCCCAGGCTCAGCCCAGCAACGCTTCACCCAGGTTTCCGATGAACTTTTCCAAGGGGGCCCCAACTGGGGCCGTCTTGTGGCATTCTTTGTCTTTGGGGCTGCCCTGTGTGCTGAGAGTGTCAACAAAGAAATGGAGCCACTGGTGGGACAAGTGCAGGATTGGATGGTGACCTACCTGGAGACACGCCTGGCTGACTGGATCCACAGCAGTGGGGGCTGG GCGGAGTTCACAGCTCTATACGGGGACGGGGCCCTGGAGGAGGCGCGGCGTCTGCGGGAGGGGAACTGGGCATCAGTGAGGACAGTGCTGACAGGGGCTGTGGCACTGGGGGCCCTGGTAACTGTAGGGGCCTTTTTTGCTAGCAAGTGA